The proteins below are encoded in one region of Penicillium psychrofluorescens genome assembly, chromosome: 4:
- a CDS encoding uncharacterized protein (ID:PFLUO_006463-T1.cds;~source:funannotate) has product MDRTRKRELRDGNERAWDGETDIFAVNKSLDSALKKNTAFIKRLRTGVSAPALSTFLADIRTLSLHKYLSEIISACYEGLCKLKSPGEIAAGVEVVSALHQRFGPAEFTRQVAWLLGRGLSTPDKSQLKALSQELREREEKDRLSRHRVLLRVVTELWLVGVLRTLDDVERPEDLGAKGKDGMGGKPSETPLKSKPPSAAAAAAAAKDQEKSAEPFPLEVLKELLGHDRDHANLPLAVLFVKSFSWDILGSKLAEDGRKTVEADGATTTGADADGEGITTTEADAPLTPEKTQQRFRNILTRYLEDVKAHVVRDQRALASQSRRNAEAYVKSGEIFEDRQANFEKQTKSLEKLVANTQVLCEALGAEMPDLVEKEPTDAALSGGIGLVKTTDYLRGQGEGAGIWEDEEERRFYENLMDLKGKVPAVLLEDGKKKRNESEETGKKKADGETVSESTEAADEKAAADDDQSTAIASKTVGAQVDALLAKLPELQIKDQVDQLALDFCFVNSKASRNRLVKAVSDIPKGRSDLLPLYSRLVATLGQYLPDIPQGITTYLDEEFRSLQRRKSKEFLGQVRMSNVRYLAELTKFGVVPEHIIFHCFKVSLDDFSRMNIEIIGNLLENCGRYLLRNPESSPRMASFLETLSRKKTVQHLGQQERMVIENAIYYVDPPPRPAIQQKERTPMEQYIRRLIYLDMNKRNYTRVLKTIRKLHWEEQEVVDILERVFSKPVKVKYGSIHLLAILISALYRYHQDFVIGVVDNILEQITLGLEQNDFKFNQKRIAEVKYLGELYNYKMIDSPVIFDTLYRIITFGHEGGTPVPGKINVMDMPDDFFRLRLACTLLDTCGHCFDRGSPKKKLDFFLSFFQYYLFTKDPLPMDVDFLVQDTYSAIRPQWKLATEPEEATRIFSEAVAQNYKVQDSERPVDPELEDEEAESSSSDDGLEDFAMPEIDDEQEQESSEEGEGEASGPNVDANGESDDESEDEQIVVTRQEEERDPEAEADFDREFEKMMAESMDSRRFERKAVFDIPLPMKRLTRETASSESSPGPVPAPAPAPVPAPVPEAPAAEPAAAPTAPAASGPSKTMAFSLMTKKGNKQQTRTIDLPSDSSFAVAMRSQQQADREEQKRIKNLVLNYEASTEPEPGEGETYPALPEKRTPQRTDKSSANRAAFRSRKLQLSDVNW; this is encoded by the exons ATGGATCGCACGCGGAAGA GGGAGCTTCGCGATGGGAATGAGAGGGCCTGGGACGGCGAGACTG ACATCTTCGCTGTGAACAAATCCCTCGACTCAgccctgaagaagaacaccGCCTTCATCAAGCGCCTCCGCACGGGAGTGAGCGCGCCCGCCCTGTCCACCTTCCTCGCCGATATCCGCACCCTCTCGTTGCACAAGTACCTCTCCGAGATCATCTCTGCGTGCTACGAAGGTCTATGCAAGCTCAAGTCACCTGGCGAAATCGCCGCAGGGGTCGAGGTCGTCAGTGCCCTGCACCAGCGCTTTGGGCCCGCGGAGTTCACTCGCCAGGTGGCGTGGCTGCTAGGCCGGGGATTGAGCACGCCGGACAAGTCACAACTCAAGGCGCTGAGCCAGGAGCTGCGCGAacgagaggagaaggaccgGTTATCGAGACATCGGGTGCTGCTGCGCGTGGTGACGgagctgtggctggtgggtGTGCTGAGGACGTTGGATGATGTCGAGCGGCCGGAGGATCTGGGTGCCAAGGGGAAGGATGGCATGGGGGGGAAACCGTCCGAGACACCACTGAAGTCGAAGCCGCCctctgctgcggcggcggcggcggcggcgaaggaTCAGGAGAAATCCGCCGAGCCGTTTCCGTTGGAGGTTctgaaggagctgctggGTCATGATCGGGATCATGCGAATTTACCGCTTGCCGTGTTGTTTGTCAAGAGCTTTAGCTGGGACATCCTCGGGTcgaagctggcggaggatggcCGGAAGACTGTTGAAGCGGACGGTGCTACCACGACTGGTGCGGATGCGGACGGAGAGggaatcaccaccaccgaggccgatgcGCCGCTCACACCGGAAAAGACTCAGCAGCGATTTCGGAACATTTTGACCCGCTATCTggaggatgtcaaggccCATGTGGTGCGGGACCAGCGCGCGCTGGCAAGCCAGAGCCGTCGAAACGCCGAGGCGTATGTCAAGAGCGGCGAGATCTTTGAGGATCGTCAGGCGAACTTTGAGAAGCAGACAAAATCCCTGGAGAAGCTTGTGGCCAACACTCAGGTGCTGTGTGAGGCGCTGGGGGCTGAGATGCCCGatctggtggagaaggagcCCACGGATGCTGCCTTGAgtggaggaattggcctAGTCAAGACTACGGACTACCTGCGCGGACAAGGCGAAGGGGCGGGAATTTgggaagacgaggaagaaagacggTTCTACGAGAATCTGATGGACCTGAAGGGCAAAGTGCCGGCCGTTTTGctggaggatggcaagaaaaagaggaacgAGTCCGAAGAAaccggcaagaagaaggctgaTGGGGAGACTGTCTCCGAATCTACAGAAGCTGCAGACGAAAAGGCCGCAGCGGACGATGACCAGTCGACCGCGATCGCCAGCAAGACGGTCGGAGCGCAAGTCGATGCCCTCTTGGCCAAGCTTCCTGAGCTACAGATCAAAGACCAGGTCGATCAACTGGCGCTTGATTTCTGCTTTGTCAATTCCAAAGCCTCTCGCAACCGCCTGGTCAAGGCGGTTTCGGATATCCCCAAAGGCCGCTCTGACCTCTTGCCCCTGTACTCTCGCCTGGTGGCCACCCTCGGCCAGTACCTGCCGGACATTCCACAGGGAATCACGACGTATCTCGACGAGGAGTTCCGCAGTCTCCAGCGGCGCAAGTCCAAGGAGTTTCTGGGGCAGGTGCGCATGAGCAATGTGCGCTATCTGGCCGAACTGACCAAATTCGGCGTCGTGCCCGAACACATCATCTTCCATTGCTTCAAGGTTTCGCTGGATGACTTCTCGCGCATGAATATCGAGATTATCGGCAATCTTCTGGAGAATTGCGGCCGCTACTTGCTGCGCAACCCGGAGAGCTCGCCACGGATGGCTTCGTTTCTGGAGACGCTCAGCCGGAAGAAGACTGTGCAGCACTTGGGGCAGCAGGAGCGCATGGTCATTGAAAATGCCATCTACTATGTCGACCCGCCTCCACGTCCAGCTATCCAACAGAAGGAACGCACGCCCATGGAGCAGTATATCCGACGCCTGATCTACCTGGATATGAACAAACGCAACTACACCAGGGTTCTCAAAACAATTCGGAAACTccactgggaggagcaggaggtCGTCGATATTCTTGAGCGGGTCTTCAGCAAGCCCGTCAAGGTGAAATACGGCAGCATTCACCTCCTAGCTATCCTGATCAGCGCTCTATACCGGTATCACCAGGATTTCGTCATCGGTGTCGTGGATAACATCCTGGAGCAGATTACTCTGGGCCTCGAGCAGAATGACTTCAAGTTCAACCAGAAGCGCATCGCGGAGGTCAAGTATCTGGGCGAGTTGTACAACTACAAGATGATTGACTCGCCAGTCATCTTTGACACGCTGTATCGCATCATCACATTCGGTCACGAAGGCGGCACCCCTGTCCCGGGCAAGATTAATGTCATGGACATGCCCGACGATTTcttccgtctccgtctcgccTGTACCCTCCTCGACACGTGCGGCCACTGCTTCGATCGGGGctccccaaaaaagaaactgGACTTTTTCCTGTCCTTCTTTCAGTACTACCTCTTCACAAAAGATCCGTTACCCATGGACGTCgacttcctcgtccaggatACCTACTCCGCCATTCGTCCGCAGTGGAAACTAGCCACCGAACCGGAAGAAGCCACGCGCATTTTCAGCGAGGCCGTTGCACAGAACTACAAGGTGCAGGATTCCGAGAGGCCCGTCGATccggagctggaagatgaagaggcagagagcAGTTCGTCCGATGATGGGCTAGAGGACTTTGCCATGCcggagattgatgatgagcagGAGCAAGAGtccagcgaggagggagagggagaggcaTCCGGTCCCAACGTCGACGCAAACGGCGAGAGTGACGACGAGTCAGAGGATGAGCAGATCGTCGTCACGCGacaggaagaggagcgcGACCCTGAAGCTGAGGCAGACTTTGATCGCGAgttcgagaagatgatggccgagAGCATGGATTCGCGCCGCTTCGAGCGGAAAGCTGTGTTCGATATTCCGCTGCCCATGAAGCGTCTCACCCGTGAGACTGCATCTTCGGAGTCTAGTCCTGGTCCTGTTCctgcccctgcccctgctcCTGTCCCTGCCCCTGTGCCTGAGGCCCCGGCTGCAGAACCGGCTGCAGCACCTACAGCACCTGCAGCATCTGGACCTTCCAAGACAATGGCTTTTTCGCTGATGACCAAGAAGGGGAACAAACAGCAG ACACGAACCATCGACCTCCCCTCGGACTCCAGCTTCGCCGTCGCCATGCGCAGCCAACAACAAGCAGACCGCGAGGAACAGAAGCGTATCAAGAACCTAGTCCTGAACTACGAGGCCTCGACCGAACCAGAGCCaggcgagggcgagactTATCCAG CACTCCCTGAAAAGCGCACCCCGCAGAGAACGGATAAGTCCAGCGCCAATCGCGCCGCGTTCCGCTCCAGGAAACTTCAGCTTAGTGATGTGAATTGGTAG
- a CDS encoding uncharacterized protein (ID:PFLUO_006464-T1.cds;~source:funannotate), with the protein MFRPAARALVRRAPAVAGRGPAGSRLISTGPAPKSRTWKSTVVRLGLAAGAVYYYNTSSVFANEPTLSLRPKLQNDSENEHSTQTLDSITPRIREERQQQQQQQQQAAALEGGLNPQELEEEAGQEAAFNPETGEINWDCPCLGGMAHGPCGEEFKAAFSCFVYSQEEPKGIECIEKFKGMQDCFRQHPDVYGAELEDDEEIEGAAAAPASSTDTAAPAAEGEVTSGSDEKRDRAKEVHSQMKTNAAEKGEHPDLELLPKAVHDTEDMNEAARKTEK; encoded by the exons ATGTTCCGTCCCGCCGCCAGAGCGCTCGTTCGCCGCGCGCCTGCTGTTGCAGGTCGTGGTCCGGCTGGCTCGCGATTGATAAGCACAGGCCCGGCGCCGAAGTCGAGGACGTGGAAGAGCACGGTTGTGCGGTTGGGATTGGCGGCTGGCGCGGTGTATTACTACAACACGAGCAGTGTGTTTGCTAATGAGCCGACGT TGTCCCTCCGCCCAAAGCTCCAAAATGACTCTGAAAATGAACACTCCACTCAAACCCTCGATTCCATCACCCCCAGGATCCGGGAAGaacggcagcagcagcagcaacagcagcagcaggccgcTGCATTGGAAGGCGGCCTGAATCCacaagagctggaggaagaagccggccAGGAAGCCGCGTTCAACCCGGAGACCGGCGAAATCAACTGGGATTGCCCGTGCCTGGGCGGGATGGCCCACGGCCCATGCGGAGAGGAGTTCAAGGCTGCGTTTAGCTGCTTTGTGTACTCGCAGGAGGAGCCCAAGGGGATTGAGTGCATTGAGAAGTTCAA GGGCATGCAAGATTGCTTCCGGCAACACCCTGACGTCTACGGAGCCGAactggaagatgacgaggagatcgagggcgCTGCTGCCGCTCCCGCTTCCTCCACCGATACCGCTGCCCCCGCTGCCGAAGGAGAAGTCACCTCCGGCTCCGATGAGAAGCGGGATCGCGCCAAGGAGGTCCACTCTCAAATGAAGACCAATGCCGCTGAGAAAGGCGAGCACCCTGATCTCGAACTCCTGCCCAAGGCCGTGCACGACACTGAGGACATGAACGAGGCAGCCCGGAAGACGGAGAAATAA
- a CDS encoding uncharacterized protein (ID:PFLUO_006465-T1.cds;~source:funannotate), whose amino-acid sequence MEWHPSRFFERSESPSPYALLVLNQPINDRAFAALSQHASFIVCADGGANRLYDMMRGSEDEVANLPNAIVGDLDSIRPEVREHYSQRGVLVLEDPDQYSTDFTKCLTYINSHAAEILASPRQQMAVSSSTGDTTLEILILGGLGGRVDQAFSQIHHLYLMTQTQRQLHQTTQSGQTAAGGDLYLVSEESITFILQTGRNVIYTPGTRRPDIPRASSTTAQAKEEEEEHFLFEENIGIIPLSAPASITTQGFEWDVSNWHTEIGGQISTSNHIRAEKVEVSTSVPVLFTLELAARLKRAS is encoded by the exons ATGGAGTGGCATCCGAGTCGCTTTTTCGAGCGCTCGGAGAGTCCCTCGCCGTatgcgctgctggtgctCAACCAGCCTATCAATGACAGGGCGTTTGCTGCTCTCAGCCAGCATG CGTCCTTCATTGTTTGCGCGGATGGCGGTGCCAATCGGCTGTATGATATGATGCGAGGCAGTGAGGACGAAGTTGCGAAT CTCCCAAATGCAATAGTCGGCGACCTCGACTCCATCCGTCCAGAAGTACGAGAGCACTATTCGCAGCGTGGCGTTCTGGTTCTAGAAGACCCAGACCAGTACTCCACAGATTTCACCAAATGTCTAACGTACATCAATTCACATGCTGCAGAGATCCTCGCATCTCCACGACAACAAATGGCAGTCTCCTCTTCTACCGGAGACACCACGCTCGAGATCCTGATTCTCGGTGGGCTCGGCGGACGCGTGGACCAGGCGTTCTCGCAGATCCACCATCTGTACTTGATGACGCAGACGCAGCGGCAATTGCATCAGACGACACAATCAGGACAGACTGCCGCAGGCGGGGATCTCTATCTTGTCTCTGAAGAAAGCATCACCTTTATTCTGCAGACAGGGAGGAATGTTATCTACACGCCTGGGACTCGTCGACCAGATATTCCTCGTGCATCCTCAACAACAGCACAGgcaaaggaagaagaagaagagcatttcctcttcgaaGAAAACATTGGCATCATTCCCCTCTCCGCACCAGCGTCGATCACAACACAGGGCTTCGAGTGGGATGTATCAAACTGGCACACCGAGATCGGGGGTCAGATATCGACGAGCAACCACATCCGCGCCGAAAAAGTTGAGGTCTCGACCTCGGTGCCGGTATTGTTCACACTGGAGTTGGCAGCAAGGTTAAAGAGGGCATCATGA
- a CDS encoding uncharacterized protein (ID:PFLUO_006466-T1.cds;~source:funannotate) — protein sequence MSGLPYLNKLRKPELVEFAEQTDLRDYIEYNKNELAVALDKHLRDNKTIFAGEKKLADYYKRLAAPLRGGSPVKRESAETPVTEKKKPGRKPTKQKEEEAATDPARRSEAETPAKTPARASARAVRALNVESALPPSPAVVSQAIDRQTAKVREGIEQAWTSSGVLERSNALRACLSSLKAIETVVLVLEGGSVLKELIPWRYLTTTPAVSAANIPSLPIKVPDLFVLVSGAFWAPFTLWALTGLILPLVAAYFFNLSGGASTRRTRSTSSRASFDPLAFNIAKALLVYIVYAGHFTFWDVFSHFTIEKVSVSVPGEWAGMLTGTAIGVIGTLYEAILRH from the exons ATGTCTGGTCTTCCTTACCTCAACAAGCTGCGCAAGCCAGAGCTGGTCGAATTCGCTGAGCAGACTGATCTGCGCGA TTATATCGAGTACAATAAGAATGAGCTCGCCGTCGCGTTGGACAAGCATCTGCGCGATAACAAGACCATCTTTGCCGGTgagaagaagctcgccgaCTACTACAAGCGTCTGGCCGCGCCGCTGCGTGGCGGTTCGCCCGTGAAGCGCGAATCTGCCGAGACCCCTGTgacagagaagaagaagcctggCCGGAAACCGACCAAGCAAAAGGAGGAGGAAGCTGC AACTGACCCGGCGCGTCGCAGCGAAGCCGAGACTCCCGCCAAAACCCCCGCGCGCGCTTCAGCGCGTGCGGTGCGGGCTCTGAATGTCGAGTCTGCGCTGCCTCCATCTCCCGCCGTCGTGTCCCAGGCGATTGACCGGCAGACGGCAAAGGTGCGCGAAGGCATCGAACAGGCATGGACCTCATCAGGTGTCCTGGAGCGATCCAACGCCCTGCGCGCCTGCCTGAGCAGcctcaaggccatcgagaccGTTGTTCTGGTCCTGGAGGGCGGCAGCGTGCTCAAGGAGCTGATCCCATGGCGTTACCTCACCACCACGCCGGCCGTGTCAGCCGCGAATATCCCATCGCTCCCAATCAAGGTCCCTGATCTGTTCGTGCTCGTCAGCGGCGCGTTTTGGGCTCCGTTTACCCTATGGGCCTTGACCGGCTTGATCTTGCCCCTTGTCGCCGCCTATTTCTTCAACCTGAGCGGGGGCGCCTCTACGCGTCGCACTCGCTCTACCTCGTCGCGCGCTAGCTTCGACCCGCTAGCcttcaacatcgccaaggcACTCCTGGTCTACATTGTCTATGCAGGCCACTTTACGTTCTGGGATGTCTTCAGCCACTTCACCATAGAGAAGGTCAGCGTCTCCGTCCCTGGTGAATGGGCGGGCATGCTTACCGGTACGGCCATCGGTGTGATCGGCACCCTGTACGAGGCCATCCTGCGACACTAG
- a CDS encoding uncharacterized protein (ID:PFLUO_006467-T1.cds;~source:funannotate), giving the protein MSLTQRVFGLFTTTATSDSTTTPTETSVAAPTSGIHNEIPHTAKDGVLSVTEEEEPRPPYLHAMLAGGTGGTCGDMLMHSLDTVKTRQQGDPHFPPRYASMTSSYATIYRQEGFMRGLYSGVTPALLGSFPGTVIFFGVYEFTKRQMLDSGLNANIAYLSGGFFADLAASIVYVPSEVLKTRLQLQGRYNNPFSHSGYNYRNMGDAFRTIVRQEGVSALFHGYKATIFRDLPFSALQFAFYEQEQALAKRWVGRRDIGLHLEILTAATAGGMAGVITCPLDVVKTRIQTQQNLPESSGHSTHSSKPGEHAPKDSPRPHASASSQSHTSRAHSRPISTSSPSTSVAPPGTPRLDTSSVFTGLKMIYRTEGLAGWFRGVGPRGVWTSIQSGTMLVMYQYLLKRFEAYQALEAAPL; this is encoded by the exons atgaGCCTGACCCAGCGAGTGTTCGGCCTGTTCACGACAACAGCGACCTCGGACTCGACGACTACACCTACAGAGACATCGGTGGCAGCACCTACCAGTGGGATCCACAATGAAATCCCGCACACCGCGAAGGATGGTGTGTTGTCGGTGacagaggaggaggaaccCCGGCCACCGTACCTACAT GCGATGCTGGCCGGTGGAACTGGAGGAACATGCGGTGACATGTTGATGCATTCGCTCGATACAGTCAAGACTCGACAACAAGGCGACCCACACTTCCCCCCGAGATACGCCTCGATGACCTCTTCCTATGCGACTATCTATCGGCAAGAAGGATTCATGCGTGGCTTGTATAGCGGTGTGACGCCGGCGTTGTTGGGCTCGTTCCCGGGGACCgtgatcttcttcggcgtGTATGAGTTCACCAAGCGACAAATGCTGGATTCGGGGTTAAACGCCAACATTGCATACTTGTCCGGAGGTTTCTTCGCGGATCTGGCCGCCTCGATCGTTTACGTGCCGTCCGAAGTACTCAAAACTCGGCTGCAGTTGCAGGGCCGGTACAACAACCCGTTCTCCCACTCTGGATACAACTACCGGAATATGGGGGATGCGTTCCGAACCATTGTCCGCCAGGAAGGGGTCTCGGCGCTGTTTCATGGATACAAGGCGACCATCTTCCGGGACTTGCCGTTCTCAGCGCTGCAGTTCGCGTTCTACgagcaggagcaggctcTAGCTAAGCGGTGGGTTGGCCGACGGGATATTGGGCTGCACCTGGAGATCCTAACTGCTGCGACTGCCGGCGGTATGGCCGGCGTCATTACCTGCCCATTGGATGTTGTCAAGACGCGCATCCAGACCCAACAAAACCTGCCCGAGTCATCCGGGCACAGCACGCATTCCTCCAAACCTGGCGAACACGCGCCCAAGGACAGCCCGCGGCCACATGCGTCGGCATCGTCACAATCACACACTTCGCGGGCGCACTCGCGACCCATctcgacatcatcaccctctACGTCCGTCGCACCGCCGGGCACGCCGCGCTTGGATACCTCGTCGGTGTTCACAGGCCTCAAGATGATCTATCGCACCGAGGGACTTGCGGGCTGGTTCCGCGGCGTGGGCCCCCGCGGCGTGTGGACCAGCATCCAAAGCGGCACCATGCTGGTGATGTACCAGTACCTGCTCAAGCGGTTCGAGGCCTACCAAGCATTGGAAGCGGCGCCTCTGTGA
- a CDS encoding uncharacterized protein (ID:PFLUO_006468-T1.cds;~source:funannotate), which yields MAPPPAATLPLTERLKALAQTLQFAWFIGHLTLLVSVLRYTLSFIFFNYYSSSARIAYRLAFISAAVTYGIVVYKGHFARGVQGNVPSILMKLVSDENVQYLCMALVWLYSRQIILALLPFSVYSVFHVATYSRMYLIPTLQPPPPDAKPTSPNSKSTAKQSPLAETIGRFIKQYYDASMGVVATLEILLLGRLFVSALTFSKGSWVLLIVYLGFFRARYAQSTFVQQAVRQITARADASLSHQSTPPQVRGGWETFKGIVRQVYEATDISRYMGPSTAANKKPQ from the exons AtggctcctcctcctgctgccACCCTGCCTCTAACTGAGCGACTCAAGGCTCTGGCCCAGACGCTCCA GTTCGCCTGGTTTATTGG ACACTTGACCCTACTCGTTTCCGTCCTCCGCTACACCTtgtccttcatcttcttcaactacTACTCATCTTCGGCCCGCATCGCATATCGCCTGGCTTTCATCTCTGCCGCCGTGACCTATGGAATTGTGGTGTACAAGGGCCACTTCGCCCGCggcgtccagggcaatgTACCCTCAATCCTGATGAAGCTCGTCTCCGACGAGAATGTGCAGTATCTTT GCATGGCCCTGGTCTGGCTGTACTCTCGCCAGATCATCCTGGCTCTCCTGCCCTTCAGCGTGTACTCGGTCTTCCACGTTGCGACCTATAGCCGCATGTACCTGATCCCGACCctgcagccgccgccgcccgACGCAAAGCCCACCTCCCCCAACTCCAAGTCCACTGCCAAGCAGTCGCCCCTCGCCGAGACCATTGGCCGCTTCATCAAGCAGTACTATGATGCTAGCATGGGTGTTGTTGCCACGCTCGAGATCCTCCTTCTGGGCCGCCTGTTCGTCTCCGccctcaccttctccaagGGCAGCTGGGTGCTGCTGATCGTCTACCTGGGTTTCTTCCGCGCGCGCTACGCCCAGAGCACCTTTGTCCAGCAGGCCGTTCGCCAGATCACCGCCCGCGCCGAcgcctccctctcccaccagAGCACCCCGCCTCAGGTGCGCGGCGGCTGGGAGACCTTCAAGGGAATCGTGCGCCAGGTCTACGAGGCTACCGATATTAGCCGCTACATGGGCCCTTCTAccgccgccaacaagaagcCCCAGTAA
- a CDS encoding uncharacterized protein (ID:PFLUO_006469-T1.cds;~source:funannotate) — protein sequence MASPTANGSPVASRDSPTPSSGKESPFVERSNPMGSGIAQTVSSRDPKAVAQAATDMKNVVRRKLTGYVGFANLPNQWHRKSVRKGFNFNVMVVGESGLGKSTLVNTLFNTSLYPPKERTGPNADIIPKTVSIQSTSADIEENGVRLRLSVIDTPGFGDFVNNDDSWRPIVENIEQRFDTYLEAENKVNRSNIVDNRIHACVYFIQPTGHSLKPLDIEVMRRLHTKVNLIPVIAKADTLTDEEVALFKQRILADIQAHSIQIFEGPRYELDDEETIAENQEIMSKVPFAVVGANSEVTAADGRRVRGRSYPWGIIEVDNEEHCDFVKLRQMLIRTHMEELKEHTNNFLYENYRSDKLTLMGVAQDPSVFKEVNPAVKQEEERALHEQKLAKMETEMKMVFQQKVAEKESKLKQSEDELYARHREMKDQLDRQRGELEEKKNRLESGRPLEEKGKRKGFSLR from the exons ATGG CTTCGCCGACTGCGAATGGATCCCCGGTCGCGTCCCGGGACTCGCCCACGCCCAGCAGCGGCAAGGAATCGCCTTTTGTTGAGCGCAGCAACCCCATGGGCTCGGGCATTGCCCAGACCGTCAGCTCTCGCGACCCCAAGGCCGTCGCTCAGGCCGCCACCGACATGAAGAACGTCGTCCGCCGCAAGCTGACTGGTTACGTTGGCTTTGCCAACCTGCCCAATCAGTGGCACCGCAAGAGTGTTCGCAAGGGTTTCAACTTCAACGTCATGGTTGTTG GTGAATCCGGACTCGGAAAGTCGACCCTTGTCAACACCCTGTTCAACACCTCCCTGTACCCGCCCAAGGAGCGCACCGGACCCAATGCCGACATCATCCCCAAGACCGTGTCGATCCAATCGACTAGCGCCGACATTGAGGAGAACGGCGTGCGTCTGCGCCTGAGCGTCATTGACACCCCCGGATTTGGCGACTTTGTCAACAACGACGACTCGTGGCGCCCCATTGTCGAGAACATCGAGCAGCGCTTCGATACCTACCTGGAGGCCGAGAACAAGGTCAACCGCAGCAACATTGTCGACAACCGCATCCACGCTTGCGTGTACTTCATTCAGCCCACCGGTCACTCCCTGAAGCCCCTGGACATTGAGGTGATGCGCCGTCTGCACACCAAGGTCAACCTGATCCCCGTCATTGCCAAGGCGGATACCCTGACCGACGAGGAGGTGGCGCTCTTCAAGCAGCGCATCCTGGCCGACATCCAGGCCCACTCGatccagatcttcgaggGCCCTCGCTACGagctggacgacgaggagaccaTCGCCGAGAACCAGGAGATCATGTCCAAGGTTCCCTTTGCCGTTGTCGGTGCCAACTCGGAGGTCACCGCCGCAGATGGTCGTCGCGTGCGTGGCCGTAGCTACCCGTGGGGTATCATCGAGGTGGACAACGAAGAGCACTGCGACTTCGTCAAGCTGCGCCAGATGCTCATCCGCACCCACAtggaggagctcaaggagcACACCAACAACTTCCTGTACGAGAACTACCGCTCGGACAAGCTCACCTTGATGGGTGTCGCTCAGGACCCCAGCGTGTTCAAGGAGGTCAACCCGGCCGTCaagcaggaggaggagcgagCCCTGCACGAGCAGAAGCTCGCCAAGATGGAGaccgagatgaagatggtcttccagcagaagGTggccgagaaagaaagcaagctCAAACAgagcgaggacgagctgTACGCCCGGCATCGCGAGATGAAGGATCAGCTAGACCGGCAGCgcggcgagctggaagaaaagaaaaaccgCCTCGAGAGCGGCCGCCCGCTCGAAGAAAAGGGCAAGCGCAAGGGTTTCTCCCTTCGTTAA